One Tolypothrix bouteillei VB521301 DNA window includes the following coding sequences:
- a CDS encoding precorrin-2 C(20)-methyltransferase — protein MVIGRWLSVSSRIGTLYGISVGAGDPELITVKGLRLLQKSSVVAFPAGMQDKAGMAQTIVAPWLSSEQLLLPLTFPYVQDLKVLTQAWQKAAEQVWQYLQVGQDVAFACEGDVSFYSTFTYLAQTIQQQYPEAKVQFIPGVCSPVAAASVLGLPLTIRQQKLVVLPAIYNVEELKTVLDWADVVVLLKVSSVYEQVWQILQQKGLLKSSWVIERATLPDMVVHSDLSDRPNLKLPYFSLLIVKVGN, from the coding sequence ATGGTCATTGGTCGTTGGTTATCGGTCAGTAGTAGGATTGGCACTCTTTACGGCATCAGCGTAGGGGCGGGAGATCCAGAACTGATTACTGTCAAAGGTCTCCGGTTACTTCAAAAATCATCGGTAGTCGCATTCCCTGCAGGAATGCAGGATAAAGCAGGAATGGCACAAACAATTGTGGCTCCTTGGCTGAGTTCGGAGCAATTGTTGCTACCTTTAACATTTCCTTACGTACAAGATCTAAAAGTTTTGACACAAGCATGGCAGAAAGCAGCAGAACAGGTTTGGCAATATTTACAAGTTGGTCAAGATGTTGCTTTTGCTTGTGAAGGTGATGTCAGTTTCTACAGTACATTTACTTATTTAGCACAGACAATACAACAGCAATATCCAGAGGCAAAAGTACAATTTATACCAGGTGTTTGTTCGCCCGTGGCAGCAGCATCGGTGTTGGGATTACCGTTGACTATTCGACAACAAAAGCTAGTCGTGTTACCAGCAATCTATAATGTAGAAGAGTTAAAAACAGTTTTAGATTGGGCAGATGTTGTCGTACTTCTAAAAGTCAGTTCGGTATACGAGCAAGTGTGGCAAATATTGCAACAGAAAGGATTGCTAAAAAGTAGTTGGGTAATTGAAAGGGCAACTTTACCTGATATGGTTGTACATTCAGACCTGAGCGATCGCCCAAATTTGAAGTTACCTTACTTTTCATTGCTGATAGTGAAGGTCGGCAATTGA
- a CDS encoding cytochrome b N-terminal domain-containing protein has translation MQSTQFDMVLRRIATVLSVVIITLTIIGATTGILLSFYYEPAAGRAYQSLRAIDTQLNYGWLFHKAHAIAGNAVIGVSLIEIVILFVSRQFTKSWLTAWISGILFTLSAIGLGWTAMILSWDQEGFWRFSIELGTIEAIPFIGSLLRDILTGGAGISTVTVQHLYTIHSYIVSVAALVLAVVHLASVLWQDKQTYKKAEVIENNNLPQQPINAQG, from the coding sequence ATGCAAAGTACTCAGTTCGATATGGTTCTGCGGCGAATAGCAACAGTATTGTCTGTAGTCATTATTACTTTGACTATCATTGGTGCTACAACGGGCATTTTGCTATCTTTTTACTACGAACCCGCAGCAGGTAGGGCTTACCAATCATTGAGAGCGATCGACACTCAATTAAATTACGGTTGGTTGTTCCATAAAGCACACGCTATTGCAGGGAATGCAGTCATTGGGGTTTCGCTCATCGAGATCGTAATTCTGTTTGTCAGCAGGCAATTTACCAAGAGTTGGTTGACTGCTTGGATAAGTGGGATTTTGTTTACTCTCAGTGCAATCGGTTTGGGCTGGACGGCAATGATTCTCTCTTGGGATCAAGAAGGATTTTGGCGTTTTAGCATTGAACTGGGAACAATTGAGGCTATCCCCTTTATCGGTTCTTTATTGAGAGATATTTTGACAGGTGGTGCAGGAATTAGCACTGTAACCGTGCAACATTTGTACACCATTCACAGCTATATTGTCTCAGTGGCTGCTCTGGTGCTGGCTGTGGTGCATCTAGCAAGCGTGCTTTGGCAAGACAAGCAAACTTACAAAAAAGCAGAAGTTATTGAGAACAATAACTTACCACAGCAACCAATCAATGCTCAAGGTTAA
- a CDS encoding cation:proton antiporter, with amino-acid sequence MEASFDMTLQMVIAVFAGISAQVLAAYLKVPSIVFLLLFGILLGSNGIGLLHPHMLGTGLEVIVALATAVILFEGGLNLDLQELGKVSSSLQLLVTLGTLITLLGGSMAAHWLGEFPWPIAFLFASLVVVTGPTVISPLLKQVNVDRQVATLLEGEGVLVDPVGAILAVVVLNTILNNHTDFVSAASNLMMRLSIGGAIGSTGGWLMSFICKRANFLSFEVKNLVVLAGLWGLFALSQMAISESGLMATVVAGVVFGDSSVPEERLLRRFKGQLTILSVSVLFILLAADLSIASLFALGWGGVYTVLVLMFVVRPVNILLCTWNSGLNWRQKLFLSWVAPRGIVSASVASLFAILLTQRGVNGGEAIKALVFLTIIMTVVCQGLTAGWVAKWLQITSTEATGAVIVGCNPLSLLIARLFQERGEQVVMIDTDPQRCLEAEAENLRVIASSALDTGVLEEAGLASVGTFLAMTSNGEVNFVLAQRAAEEFDPPRVLAVFPRDPQATTTVKENKVNQAFLSDLSIKTWNDYLNDGRVKLGTTTLSAADFERQQEHLQGLIGGGELVPLLVEREERIQVMPASQEWFVGDRIIYLLHDPRPSLLKRLSGSKQSTRLSLEKLSEVEEIPLTNLAQLSTSDAPTS; translated from the coding sequence ATGGAAGCATCATTTGACATGACCCTGCAGATGGTAATAGCCGTCTTTGCAGGTATTAGCGCTCAAGTGCTGGCTGCATACCTCAAGGTACCCAGCATCGTTTTTTTGTTGCTGTTTGGCATCCTGCTTGGCTCTAATGGTATTGGGCTATTGCATCCCCATATGCTAGGCACTGGGTTAGAAGTTATAGTCGCCCTAGCAACGGCAGTTATTTTGTTTGAAGGCGGGTTGAATCTGGATCTACAGGAATTGGGTAAAGTTTCGTCTAGCCTTCAATTGCTTGTCACTCTCGGAACTCTAATCACGCTGCTTGGTGGTAGTATGGCAGCTCACTGGTTGGGTGAATTTCCGTGGCCTATTGCTTTTCTCTTCGCTTCTCTAGTAGTCGTCACAGGTCCCACTGTTATTAGTCCCCTGCTCAAACAAGTCAATGTTGACAGACAGGTTGCAACTTTGTTGGAAGGGGAAGGCGTTTTAGTCGATCCAGTAGGAGCAATTCTTGCTGTCGTAGTACTTAACACAATTCTTAACAACCATACTGACTTTGTCTCAGCTGCTAGCAACCTGATGATGCGCTTGAGCATTGGTGGCGCTATTGGTTCAACCGGCGGCTGGCTGATGTCTTTTATTTGCAAACGAGCCAATTTTCTCTCATTTGAGGTCAAAAACCTAGTCGTTTTAGCAGGTTTATGGGGTTTATTTGCTTTGTCTCAAATGGCTATCAGCGAATCGGGATTGATGGCAACTGTTGTCGCCGGGGTGGTGTTTGGAGATTCTTCAGTCCCAGAAGAAAGATTGTTGAGACGCTTTAAAGGTCAACTGACAATTCTGAGTGTTTCGGTTTTATTTATTTTGCTTGCCGCAGACCTATCTATTGCTAGTTTGTTTGCTTTAGGTTGGGGCGGTGTGTACACGGTGTTGGTCCTGATGTTTGTTGTCCGCCCGGTTAACATCCTCTTGTGTACCTGGAATAGCGGTCTCAACTGGCGACAAAAGCTATTTCTCAGTTGGGTGGCTCCAAGGGGAATTGTTTCTGCTTCGGTTGCATCCTTATTCGCAATTCTGCTGACACAACGAGGTGTGAACGGTGGTGAGGCGATTAAAGCATTGGTGTTCCTCACCATTATCATGACAGTGGTTTGCCAAGGACTTACTGCTGGCTGGGTTGCCAAATGGTTGCAAATTACCTCAACAGAGGCTACTGGAGCAGTGATTGTTGGCTGCAATCCTTTGAGTTTGTTAATTGCTCGGTTGTTTCAAGAACGGGGCGAACAAGTGGTGATGATTGATACCGATCCACAACGCTGTCTTGAAGCAGAAGCAGAAAATCTTAGGGTGATTGCTAGTAGCGCTCTAGACACTGGGGTCCTAGAAGAGGCTGGACTCGCTTCAGTAGGAACTTTTTTAGCAATGACTAGCAATGGCGAAGTCAATTTTGTTTTGGCGCAACGCGCTGCTGAGGAGTTCGATCCACCACGAGTTTTAGCAGTATTTCCTCGCGATCCGCAAGCAACGACAACAGTCAAAGAAAACAAGGTAAATCAAGCTTTCCTTTCAGATTTATCTATCAAAACCTGGAATGACTACCTCAATGACGGACGGGTAAAATTAGGCACAACAACACTCAGTGCTGCTGATTTTGAACGCCAGCAAGAGCATTTACAAGGATTAATTGGGGGAGGCGAGTTAGTACCGCTTTTGGTAGAACGAGAAGAGCGCATTCAGGTTATGCCAGCTTCTCAAGAATGGTTTGTAGGCGATCGCATTATCTACCTATTACACGACCCCAGACCAAGCCTTTTAAAACGCTTGTCCGGTAGCAAGCAATCAACTCGCCTCTCGTTAGAAAAGTTATCTGAGGTTGAAGAAATACCGCTAACAAATTTAGCTCAACTTTCAACCAGCGATGCTCCTACCTCTTGA
- a CDS encoding SRPBCC family protein, translating into MIEEHNIPKEFDVVACEDTSQQLDSEIDAVALQSVEVQIEKITERQRQITAWLQIPHPVDKVWKVLTDYEALPEFVPNLTKSCLLKHPKGGIRLEQVGAQRFLNINFCARVVLDLEEYFPKEINFRMVEGDFKEFSGSWQLTPCSQSEGSGTRLCYTVKIWPKLTMPVGLIERRLSNDMRLNLAAICHRVQTT; encoded by the coding sequence GTGATTGAAGAACATAACATCCCAAAAGAATTTGATGTAGTTGCTTGCGAAGACACCAGTCAACAACTAGATTCGGAGATTGATGCGGTTGCTTTGCAATCTGTAGAGGTTCAAATTGAGAAAATCACAGAACGACAGAGACAAATCACTGCTTGGCTTCAAATTCCTCATCCAGTGGATAAGGTGTGGAAAGTGCTGACAGACTATGAAGCGTTACCTGAGTTTGTTCCCAACCTTACCAAAAGTTGTTTGCTAAAACACCCAAAAGGAGGTATTCGTCTAGAACAAGTTGGCGCTCAACGATTTCTCAACATCAACTTTTGTGCGCGTGTCGTACTCGATCTTGAGGAATATTTTCCCAAAGAAATTAATTTTCGTATGGTAGAGGGAGATTTTAAAGAGTTTTCCGGTAGCTGGCAATTAACGCCTTGTTCCCAAAGCGAAGGTAGTGGAACTCGTCTTTGCTACACCGTTAAGATTTGGCCCAAACTAACCATGCCAGTGGGGTTGATCGAACGCCGCTTGAGCAATGATATGCGCTTGAATTTGGCTGCTATATGTCACCGCGTGCAAACTACATAA
- a CDS encoding GAF domain-containing protein, whose product MNKPLSSSLKRPNDDIEKQQQHSVKLMQHQEEPAFELAQKLNQIIASDLTPTMMLQEIAKVLGVVFDVDCCCLVTVPTEVSNEVMSANWHAKEYSGLLPSEEVFTAMEQLDLPVMECASEPITIEDIATIQKSLVHGCQYLPLAKAVLSIPTRFGGKNNGVISLIKSQPYSWTESEKQLLQSVESSCAIAFSHVVQVQQIASQHKYLQTCAQHQNLIKQLTILSRSNWELNQMLQLALASTAETLGADRGLLILLKYTDPLSIRNNSKKQIPKAKANVVGEWCRDKEGAPTNKSGTSENSFYLSDCGLCQRAFVSAGKPVIVNDSTDIRDNSTVASVFAMEALPAMLLMPLEIQGKVLGFMVLQQANARSWQSSELNILEMICAQLSNAIIQNQTLRQVQTLVDERTAKLQSSLELQAKLHERTRQYVEQLRELNELKDEFLSNLSDRLRYPLTNMRMALRMLRQPGIGADRQVKYLDILEEECNKEINLINDLLTLQRLENDPERPQLETIDLNTKIQDIAASFEKKLADKGIAISLNLPEEPLSIQTELESFDRIFQELLTNTYKYSEHETVVNIQASHEVNQQVDRVIIKVTNVGRGISEEEAAYIFDKFRRGKGRWTPGTGLGLALVKSLVQHLGGEIAVESKPLEESSLSKICFSLTLPQFSNDSES is encoded by the coding sequence ATGAACAAACCTTTATCATCGTCGCTAAAGCGCCCAAATGATGATATAGAAAAGCAACAACAACATTCGGTCAAGCTGATGCAGCATCAGGAAGAACCTGCCTTCGAGTTGGCACAAAAACTTAACCAAATCATTGCCAGCGATCTGACTCCAACAATGATGCTGCAAGAAATTGCCAAAGTTCTGGGAGTTGTCTTTGATGTAGATTGCTGTTGTCTGGTAACGGTACCAACTGAGGTATCGAATGAAGTCATGAGTGCAAATTGGCACGCTAAAGAGTACTCAGGCTTACTTCCCTCAGAAGAAGTATTTACAGCGATGGAACAGTTGGACTTACCAGTGATGGAATGTGCTTCTGAACCAATAACGATAGAAGATATTGCGACAATTCAAAAAAGTCTGGTCCATGGATGTCAGTACTTACCGCTCGCAAAAGCCGTTTTATCAATCCCTACCCGGTTTGGTGGTAAAAATAACGGTGTAATTAGCTTGATCAAGTCACAGCCCTACAGTTGGACTGAATCAGAAAAACAATTGCTACAATCTGTCGAATCTTCTTGTGCGATCGCATTTTCCCACGTGGTACAGGTACAGCAAATTGCCAGCCAACACAAATACTTACAAACTTGTGCTCAGCACCAAAACTTAATCAAGCAATTAACGATACTCAGTCGTAGCAACTGGGAATTAAATCAAATGCTCCAGTTAGCATTAGCATCTACCGCCGAAACATTAGGGGCAGATAGGGGTTTGCTGATCCTTTTGAAATACACAGATCCACTATCTATTAGAAATAATTCAAAAAAACAAATTCCCAAGGCGAAAGCAAACGTTGTGGGTGAGTGGTGCCGGGACAAAGAAGGCGCTCCAACAAACAAATCGGGTACTTCGGAAAATTCTTTTTACCTTTCCGATTGTGGTTTGTGCCAGCGTGCTTTTGTCAGTGCCGGAAAACCTGTAATCGTTAATGATAGTACAGATATAAGAGATAATTCAACAGTAGCTTCAGTATTCGCAATGGAAGCACTGCCCGCAATGCTGTTAATGCCATTAGAAATTCAGGGTAAAGTTTTGGGATTTATGGTATTGCAGCAAGCAAATGCTCGGAGCTGGCAATCCTCAGAACTCAATATATTGGAGATGATTTGCGCTCAATTAAGCAATGCCATCATCCAAAACCAGACTTTGCGCCAAGTCCAAACGTTGGTAGATGAGCGCACGGCAAAACTACAAAGTAGCTTGGAACTACAAGCAAAACTGCACGAAAGAACTCGGCAATACGTTGAGCAACTCAGAGAACTCAACGAACTTAAAGATGAATTTTTAAGCAATTTGAGCGATCGCCTGCGCTACCCATTAACGAATATGCGTATGGCATTGCGTATGCTGCGCCAACCTGGAATTGGTGCAGATCGCCAAGTGAAATATCTAGATATTCTAGAAGAAGAGTGTAATAAGGAAATTAACTTAATTAATGACTTGCTGACACTCCAAAGACTGGAGAACGATCCAGAGCGCCCGCAACTAGAAACAATAGATTTAAATACAAAAATTCAGGATATAGCTGCATCTTTCGAGAAGAAACTAGCAGACAAAGGGATCGCTATATCCCTAAACTTGCCAGAAGAGCCTCTCTCGATACAGACAGAATTGGAGAGTTTTGACAGAATTTTCCAAGAGTTATTGACAAATACCTATAAGTACTCAGAGCACGAAACAGTTGTCAACATACAAGCCAGCCACGAAGTTAACCAACAAGTCGATCGGGTTATTATTAAGGTAACTAATGTGGGACGTGGCATTTCTGAAGAAGAAGCTGCCTACATCTTCGATAAGTTCCGTCGGGGTAAGGGAAGATGGACTCCCGGTACTGGCTTGGGACTTGCGTTGGTAAAATCTTTGGTTCAGCACCTAGGTGGCGAGATTGCCGTTGAAAGCAAGCCACTTGAGGAGTCTAGCTTGAGTAAAATTTGCTTTAGTTTGACTTTGCCCCAATTTTCTAACGATAGCGAATCATAA
- a CDS encoding alr0857 family protein yields the protein MLKLTYTESSFYMECLAQSLEEWVTQRVILALRVGQCLCVEPSTASFLLPVDLPGVEGLKASVVREDSEMIALCSCDNDYIEVSLRGSWLSDGSEDADGVFVTAISDRSEFFLHKLWQQAQQRASVMSE from the coding sequence ATGCTGAAATTAACATACACCGAATCGAGCTTTTACATGGAGTGTCTGGCTCAATCGCTGGAAGAATGGGTAACTCAGCGAGTTATTCTCGCACTCCGAGTTGGTCAATGTTTGTGCGTTGAACCCAGCACGGCTTCCTTTTTGCTTCCTGTTGATTTACCAGGAGTTGAGGGACTTAAGGCGTCTGTTGTTCGCGAGGATAGCGAGATGATTGCTCTGTGTTCTTGCGATAACGACTATATAGAAGTCAGCCTGCGAGGTTCCTGGCTTTCTGATGGTTCTGAGGATGCTGATGGCGTTTTTGTGACCGCAATCAGCGATCGTTCTGAATTTTTTCTTCACAAATTGTGGCAACAAGCTCAACAGAGGGCTTCTGTCATGAGTGAATAA
- a CDS encoding heavy metal translocating P-type ATPase: MLTTEKDTIQSSENEQVSYRILHKNEQRLRIETPRVAYDSEYCQTLKQVIEKLNFVTDVRINPAARSISIEFRNRDVASSLIQEKILRCIEYVSVLETSENVDFVRNDETLSKTQFSVSTTTQVVGYEVVHKNEWHIRINIPRLAADSDYALKLKYLVESIDGIADVRINALARSLAVEYEYQAGAIALAQAEQKLFEAIQQALNIELDWELVNSSKPEKDNQHEIDYWQRLGPSVLSLVLSFGALIGLPFPGFLVSAAIFFAAIPVFQRTAEYIEKERQLNIDFLDALTISLHTSLGNYFAPAFMLSLIEGSEVIRDMTARSTERASLNLLDCLGKYALVERDGKEVQIPVKDILEGDRVVVYPGDQIPVDGHIIRGTGLVDQCKLTGESVPVTRCEGDEVFASTLLVNGNLCILAERMGNNTRAGVIVSLMQSAPVHDTRVENYAATIANKAVLPTLLVGTGVGLVTGDLNRAIALLTLDVGTGIRVSVPTAILSALTYAARNGVYIRSGRAIEILARVDTVVFDKTGTLTQGHAKVTGVKLTDAGKSQREILTLAASAEQGLTHPVAEAIVRHAKEEDMELYECEEWNYRVGLGVCATINGMQLLVGSHRLMAEENISLEYLEQHYPNIKSGSNSLIYVAGNGQLLGVILYSDPPRHESKDVIKELREQGISPYMLSGDVTRVAKAIASDLGIDSNQVYAEAFPERKVEVVKAIHDSGKTVAFCGDGINDSAALAYADVSISFAGATDIARETADVVLMEDDLRGLTHAIKVAKYTMDVIWQNALIVAVPNISAAAAGVLFALDPVLAIIINNGSALLAELNGLRPLLGPGGLAPLSSSLDATDLVEAENRLHTHVNDTSLHEHELVKTSEWNASHSNQTVVSSVQVAESVAV; encoded by the coding sequence ATGTTAACCACAGAAAAAGACACAATTCAGTCTTCTGAAAACGAACAAGTGAGTTATCGAATTCTTCACAAGAACGAGCAACGTTTGCGGATTGAAACACCCAGAGTTGCATATGACTCAGAGTATTGCCAAACTCTCAAGCAGGTTATTGAGAAACTAAATTTTGTCACTGATGTTCGTATTAATCCTGCGGCTAGATCGATTTCGATAGAGTTTAGAAATCGGGATGTTGCCAGTAGTTTGATTCAGGAGAAAATTCTCAGATGTATTGAGTATGTCAGTGTTTTAGAAACTTCAGAAAACGTTGACTTTGTTAGAAATGATGAGACATTGTCAAAAACTCAATTTTCTGTGTCAACGACAACACAAGTAGTCGGGTATGAGGTTGTTCATAAAAATGAATGGCATATAAGGATAAACATTCCTCGACTGGCAGCAGATTCTGACTATGCTCTCAAGCTCAAATACCTTGTTGAGTCTATTGACGGAATCGCTGATGTACGTATTAATGCATTAGCTCGATCGCTAGCGGTTGAGTACGAATATCAAGCAGGTGCAATCGCGCTCGCACAAGCAGAACAAAAGCTATTTGAAGCGATCCAACAAGCTTTGAACATCGAGCTGGATTGGGAACTTGTCAATAGCTCAAAGCCAGAAAAAGACAATCAACATGAGATTGATTACTGGCAAAGGCTGGGTCCATCTGTACTGAGTCTAGTCCTGAGTTTTGGTGCCTTAATAGGCTTGCCCTTCCCTGGTTTTCTCGTGTCGGCAGCGATATTTTTTGCTGCTATTCCAGTTTTCCAACGAACAGCAGAATACATTGAGAAAGAACGCCAACTCAACATTGATTTCCTTGATGCTTTAACAATTAGTCTTCATACTTCCCTAGGCAATTACTTTGCTCCAGCATTCATGTTAAGCCTGATAGAAGGGAGTGAAGTGATTCGAGACATGACCGCACGCAGTACCGAACGAGCTTCTTTAAATTTACTCGATTGTTTGGGTAAGTACGCTCTAGTAGAACGTGACGGTAAAGAAGTGCAAATCCCAGTGAAAGACATTTTAGAAGGCGATCGCGTCGTTGTTTATCCAGGCGATCAAATTCCTGTAGACGGTCATATCATACGTGGTACAGGGCTGGTAGACCAATGCAAACTCACTGGAGAGTCAGTTCCCGTAACTCGTTGTGAAGGTGATGAAGTTTTTGCTTCCACCTTACTTGTAAATGGAAACCTGTGCATCTTAGCAGAACGCATGGGTAACAACACTCGTGCAGGTGTGATTGTATCGCTCATGCAGTCTGCTCCAGTGCATGATACTCGTGTAGAAAACTACGCCGCAACAATCGCAAACAAGGCTGTATTACCCACTCTTTTGGTAGGAACAGGCGTTGGTTTAGTAACTGGAGATTTGAATCGAGCGATCGCTTTGCTGACTTTAGATGTAGGAACTGGTATTAGAGTCTCAGTACCAACAGCAATTCTCTCAGCCCTGACTTACGCAGCTCGGAATGGAGTTTATATCCGTAGCGGTCGAGCTATTGAAATTCTTGCTCGTGTTGACACTGTTGTCTTTGATAAAACAGGAACGCTTACTCAAGGACACGCTAAAGTAACAGGTGTAAAACTCACTGATGCTGGAAAATCACAAAGAGAAATACTGACTCTCGCTGCTAGCGCCGAACAGGGATTGACTCACCCAGTTGCTGAAGCAATTGTCCGCCATGCCAAAGAAGAAGACATGGAGCTTTATGAGTGTGAGGAATGGAATTATCGAGTCGGACTCGGTGTCTGTGCCACCATCAATGGTATGCAACTCCTTGTTGGCAGTCATCGCTTAATGGCAGAAGAAAACATTAGCCTAGAGTACTTGGAGCAGCACTACCCAAATATCAAATCAGGTAGTAACTCCTTGATTTACGTAGCAGGAAATGGGCAACTGCTAGGAGTCATCCTATATAGCGATCCACCTCGTCATGAAAGCAAAGATGTCATAAAAGAACTCCGCGAACAAGGCATTAGCCCTTATATGTTAAGCGGTGATGTGACAAGAGTGGCAAAAGCGATCGCATCCGATTTAGGCATAGATAGCAATCAAGTCTACGCTGAAGCCTTTCCAGAACGAAAAGTTGAAGTCGTGAAAGCAATTCACGACAGTGGTAAAACCGTTGCTTTCTGCGGCGATGGCATTAATGATTCAGCAGCACTGGCTTATGCAGATGTTTCCATTTCCTTTGCAGGTGCAACTGATATTGCCAGAGAAACTGCAGATGTCGTATTGATGGAAGATGATTTGAGGGGCTTAACCCATGCTATTAAAGTTGCTAAGTACACAATGGATGTTATTTGGCAAAACGCACTCATTGTAGCCGTTCCCAACATTAGTGCAGCAGCGGCTGGCGTACTCTTTGCCCTCGATCCCGTACTGGCAATTATTATTAACAATGGTTCAGCACTCCTAGCTGAATTAAATGGCTTGCGCCCGCTTTTAGGTCCTGGCGGTTTGGCTCCCCTCAGCAGTTCTCTAGATGCTACGGATTTGGTTGAAGCAGAAAATCGATTGCATACTCATGTCAATGATACTTCTCTTCACGAACATGAGTTAGTAAAAACCTCTGAATGGAATGCCTCTCATTCAAATCAAACCGTTGTTTCCAGCGTCCAGGTTGCTGAAAGTGTAGCAGTTTAA
- a CDS encoding APC family permease, whose protein sequence is MANKISPPQSAHGLKSNCLSFGEVLAQSFAVIAPTTIPASNLGLIVALSGNGTWLSFLIGLVGLVLVSININQFASRSASPGSLYSYIVKGLGSIAGVICGWSLVLAYLFTGMSTLCGFANFSGALIGQLGIHPSSITLLAFGAAIAWYAAYKDIQLSAIAMLWIEGLSLLLITILCLIIWSKTGFALHIPQLTLQGVSPGNIATGLVLVMFAFSGFESATSLGDEAKDPLKTIPRSVIGSAILAGIFFTFTAYVEVLGFSNAGVSITKSEEPLGFLSQQAGVGFLGVLVAFGALFSFFACVLGCINPAARIFFLMARHGLFHSKLGSAHTSNKTPHIAVTMCSFVTFLVPAVMSFFKVPLFESMGYLGAMCSYGFLTVYVLISIAAPVYLHKKRILRPVDIMFSILAIAFMIIPIVGSIGIPGSKMFPVPEAPYNVFPYLFLCYITITCGWFLKKTFRSPKLVSEMQQGVDEIHARFGDLEN, encoded by the coding sequence ATGGCAAACAAAATCTCACCGCCTCAAAGCGCTCACGGCTTAAAATCAAACTGTCTATCTTTTGGAGAAGTTCTAGCTCAATCTTTTGCTGTCATAGCACCCACCACAATTCCTGCTTCAAATCTGGGCTTAATTGTTGCGCTTTCAGGGAACGGAACTTGGTTGAGCTTTCTTATCGGTTTGGTTGGACTAGTACTTGTCAGTATCAATATCAACCAATTCGCTAGTCGTTCGGCTTCACCTGGTTCCTTATACTCCTACATTGTTAAAGGGCTTGGATCGATAGCAGGTGTCATTTGTGGTTGGAGCTTAGTGCTGGCGTATCTATTTACAGGGATGTCAACTTTATGTGGTTTTGCTAACTTTAGTGGAGCGCTCATTGGTCAGTTGGGTATTCATCCCTCTAGTATTACGCTATTGGCTTTCGGTGCAGCAATTGCTTGGTATGCAGCTTATAAAGATATCCAACTTTCTGCAATAGCAATGTTGTGGATTGAAGGATTATCTCTTCTGCTAATAACAATCTTATGTCTTATTATTTGGTCAAAAACAGGCTTTGCACTCCACATACCTCAATTAACCCTACAAGGAGTATCTCCTGGTAATATAGCAACGGGATTAGTGCTGGTGATGTTCGCGTTCTCTGGTTTTGAAAGTGCTACGAGCTTGGGGGATGAAGCGAAAGATCCATTGAAAACAATCCCCAGGTCTGTCATTGGTAGCGCTATTCTGGCAGGTATATTTTTTACCTTCACAGCTTATGTTGAAGTGCTGGGTTTTAGTAACGCTGGTGTCTCGATTACCAAAAGTGAAGAGCCTTTAGGTTTTCTTTCTCAACAAGCAGGAGTTGGTTTTTTGGGAGTACTCGTTGCTTTTGGTGCTCTGTTTAGCTTTTTTGCTTGCGTCCTTGGTTGTATTAATCCTGCCGCTCGGATATTTTTCCTGATGGCACGACACGGACTGTTTCACTCGAAGTTGGGATCGGCACACACATCCAACAAAACACCTCACATAGCAGTGACAATGTGTTCTTTTGTGACATTTTTGGTACCTGCTGTTATGTCCTTCTTTAAAGTGCCTTTGTTTGAGAGCATGGGTTACTTGGGAGCTATGTGTAGCTACGGATTTTTAACTGTGTATGTTCTGATTTCAATAGCGGCTCCAGTTTACTTGCACAAAAAGAGAATACTTCGTCCAGTCGATATAATGTTCTCGATACTGGCGATCGCGTTTATGATTATCCCCATTGTGGGCAGTATAGGTATTCCTGGAAGTAAGATGTTCCCAGTTCCAGAAGCTCCTTACAATGTTTTTCCTTATCTGTTTTTATGCTACATAACAATCACTTGTGGCTGGTTTTTAAAGAAGACTTTCCGTTCTCCCAAACTTGTTTCAGAAATGCAGCAAGGAGTTGATGAAATTCATGCTAGATTTGGAGATTTAGAAAATTGA